A window of the Saccharomyces eubayanus strain FM1318 chromosome II, whole genome shotgun sequence genome harbors these coding sequences:
- the MNN2 gene encoding alpha-1,2-mannosyltransferase MNN2, which yields MLLTKRFSKLFKLAFIALLLCGLFVVTNKYMDENTSVKDYKSHLQNYIDSYANKDSSSPEDAAAADDATSLKGNDKVSTEKLKNFYNNVFNFLMLDSPSGKSARTYNEKCPLKGDIGDRPDQYKDLYKLSAKELAKCLELSPDEVSKLQKSHKDYVEHIASLILPKGTYKGSGIATVGGGKFSLMAFLIIKTLRNMGTTLPVEVLIPPGDEGETEFCSKILPKYNAKCIYVSDILPLETIEKFAFKGYQFKSLALIASSFENLLLLDADNFPIKRLDNIFQEEPYVSTGLVMWPDFWRRTTHPLYYDIAGIPVNKEKRVRNSQDDITPPAVYTKNLNDLDAVPLSDMEGTMPDVSTESGQLMINKSKHLATALLSLFYNVNGPNWYYPIFSQKAAGEGDKETFIAAANFYGLPFYQVKTKTGVEGYHDAEGFHGVAMLQHDFVQDYSRYLAASKSINNKYKDAIIKSSAPIKFDKDYSLEKYIKEFFDNEDLHAKNHVDVMFIHSNLPKFDPKTLSETNFLTMDNKPARSFTSLEKIHKYDIELFNFRALHEYVCVNKNPFKYLDDSLGKNKKEWKRMCDYIAERLEFLESTHEKAIAGN from the coding sequence ATGCTGCTCACCAAAAGGTTCTCAAAGCTGTTCAAGCTGGCGTTCATAGCTCTGTTACTGTGCGGCCTGTTCGTCGTCACCAACAAATACATGGACGAGAATACGTCCGTCAAGGATTACAAGTCGCACTTACAGAATTACATCGACTCCTACGCTAATAAGGACTCTTCTTCCCCTGAGGATGCCGCCGCCGCTGATGATGCGACCTCGTTGAAGGGCAACGATAAGGTAAGCACTGAAAAGCTGAAAAACTTCTATAACAATGTCTTCAACTTTTTGATGCTGGACTCGCCTTCTGGAAAATCTGCAAGAACCTATAACGAGAAGTGTCCCTTGAAGGGTGACATCGGAGACCGTCCTGACCAATACAAGGATCTTTACAAGTTGTCTGCCAAGGAGTTGGCCAAATGCTTGGAATTGTCACCCGATGAAGTATCAAAACTGCAAAAAAGCCATAAGGACTACGTGGAACACATAGCCTCGCTAATTCTACCAAAGGGCACTTACAAGGGCTCCGGTATAGCCACAGTGGGTGGTGGTAAGTTCTCGCTCATGGCCTTTCTGATCATCAAGACGCTGAGAAATATGGGGACCACTCTACCCGTAGAAGTGCTCATCCCTCCAGGCGATGAAGGTGAAACCGAGTTCTGTAGCAAAATCTTGCCCAAGTACAATGCCAAATGTATCTACGTCTCAGATATCTTGCCATTGGAGAcgattgaaaaattcgcCTTTAAAGGTTACCAGTTCAAGTCCCTGGCGCTTATCGCTTctagttttgaaaatttgcTACTTTTGGATGCTGATAATTTCCCCATAAAACGTCTAGACAACAtctttcaagaagaacCATATGTATCAACAGGTTTGGTCATGTGGCCCGATTTCTGGAGACGCACTACCCACCCGTTATACTACGACATTGCCGGTATCCCTGtcaacaaggaaaaaagagtGCGTAACTCCCAAGACGATATCACCCCACCCGCTGTTTACACAAAGAACTTGAACGATCTGGATGCTGTCCCGCTGAGTGATATGGAAGGTACAATGCCCGATGTTTCCACGGAGTCCGGCCAGTTGATGATAAACAAGTCCAAGCATCTGGCCACAGCCCTGTTATCTTTGTTCTACAACGTCAATGGTCCAAACTGGTACTACCCAATCTTCTCCCAAAAGGCTGCTGGTGAAGGTGATAAAGAAACGTTCATTGCCGCAGCTAACTTCTATGGCCTACCATTCTACCAGGTCAAAACTAAGACAGGTGTCGAAGGCTATCACGATGCTGAAGGATTTCATGGTGTAGCAATGTTACAGCATGATTTTGTACAGGACTACAGCCGTTACCTGGCCGCTTCTAAGAGCATCAATAACAAGTACAAAGATGCGATCATCAAATCATCCGCGCCAATAAAGTTTGACAAGGACTACTCCTTagaaaaatatatcaaagaatttttcgatAACGAAGACTTGCATGCCAAGAATCATGTGGACGTCATGTTTATTCACTCGAACTTGCCAAAGTTCGATCCTAAGACTCTATCCGAAACCAATTTCTTAACTATGGATAACAAACCTGCCCGTTCGTTCACTTCCTTAGAGAAAATACATAAATACGACATTGAACTGTTTAATTTCAGAGCTCTGCATGAATACGTTTGTGTCAACAAAAATCCTTTCAAGTACTTGGATGATTCTTTGggtaaaaataaaaaagaatggaaaagaatgtGTGATTACATCGCCGAGAGACTGGAATTTTTAGAATCTACCCACGAAAAGGCGATCGCCGGTAACTAA
- the CPP1 gene encoding cysteine-rich palmitoylated domain-containing protein CPP1, translated as MSANDYYGGAAGEKAQYSRPSNPPPSSTHQGNTQERGYPPQQQQQYYQQQPQQQQQPGYYNQQGYNQQGYNQQGYNQQGYNQQGHQQPVYVQQQPPKKGNEGCMTACLAALCICCTMDMLF; from the coding sequence ATGTCTGCTAACGATTATTATGGTGGTGCCGCCGGCGAGAAGGCCCAGTACTCCCGTCCCTCCAACCCCCCTCCCTCCTCCACTCACCAGGGCAACACCCAAGAGCGTGGGTACCCACcgcagcaacagcagcagtACTACCAGCAGCAAccgcaacagcaacagcagccCGGATACTACAATCAACAAGGGTACAACCAGCAGGGGTACAATCAACAAGGATACAATCAGCAAGGATACAATCAGCAAGGGCACCAGCAGCCTGTCTACGTCCAGCAACAGCCTCCTAAAAAGGGCAATGAAGGTTGCATGACTGCATGCCTGGCTGCATTATGTATATGTTGTACCATGGATATGCTGTTCTAA
- the GAL10 gene encoding bifunctional UDP-glucose 4-epimerase/aldose 1-epimerase: protein MTAQLQTAGNAKTVLVTGGAGYIGSHTVVELIENGYECVVVDNLSNSSYDSVARLEILTKHHIPFHKVDLCDREGLEKVFKEHEIDSVIHFAGLKAVGESTQIPLRYYHNNILGTLVLLELMQQYKVSKFVFSSSATVYGDATRFPDMIPIPEECPLGPTNPYGNTKYAIEKILNDLYNSDKASWKFSILRYFNPIGAHPSGLIGEDPLGIPNNLLPYMAQVAVGRREKLYIFGDDYDSRDGTPIRDYIHVVDLAKGHIAALKYLDAYNQKEGLCREWNLGSGKGSTVFEVYRAFCKASGIDLPYEVTGRRAGDVLNLTAKPDRAKRELKWQTELQVEDSCKDLWKWATENPFGYQLKGVEARFATEEMSYDARFVTIGAGTRFQATIANLGATIVDLKVDGQSVVLGYENEKGYLNPDSSYIGATIGRYANRIAKGKFNLGGKDYQLTVNNGINANHGSIGSFHVKRFLGPIVQNPSKDVFTAEYMLIDNGKDTEFPGDLLVTVQYTLNVAKKSLEIEYKGKLTAGEATPLNLTNHTYFNLDKPHRDTIDGTEIKVVSNKSVDVDKNVIPTGKIVDRNIATFKSSKPTTLGPKDPLYDYCFVVDENAKHKQIDTSKNEPTLVAKAFHPDSKITLEVLSTEPTYQIYTGDFLSAGYTARQGFAVEPGRYVDAINRKEWKDCVILRHGETYGSKIVYRFS from the coding sequence aTGACTGCTCAGTTACAAACTGCAGGTAATGCTAAAACCGTTCTGGTTACAGGTGGTGCTGGTTACATTGGTTCCCACACTGTGGTGGAGCTGATTGAAAATGGATACGAATGTGTTGTTGTCGATAATCTCTCAAATTCATCTTACGATTCTGTTGCCAGGTTGGAAATTTTGACCAAGCATCACATTCCATTTCACAAGGTCGATCTTTGTGACCGGGAAGGTTTGGAAAAGGTTTTCAAGGAACATGAAATAGATTCTGTTATTCACTTCGCCGGTTTGAAAGCTGTGGGTGAATCTACGCAGATTCCATTGAGATACTACCATAATAACATCTTGGGCACTTTAGTTTTGCTGGAATTAATGCAACAATACAAAGTCTCTAAATttgtgttttcttcttctgctaCTGTCTATGGTGACGCGACTAGATTTCCGGATATGATTCCGATTCCAGAAGAGTGTCCCTTAGGGCCCACTAATCCATATGGTAACACCAAATAtgccattgaaaagattttgaatgATCTTTACAACAGTGACAAAGCAAGTTGGAAGTTTTCCATCTTGCGTTACTTTAACCCGATTGGTGCTCATCCATCTGGGCTAATCGGCGAAGATCCACTTGGTATTCCAAACAATTTGTTACCATATATGGCTCAAGTAGCCGTCGGTAGACGTGAAAAGTTGTACATCTTTGGCGATGATTATGACTCTAGAGATGGTACACCAATCAGAGATTACATTCATGTTGTTGATTTAGCCAAGGGCCATATTGCCGCTCTGAAATATTTAGATGCTTATAACCAAAAGGAGGGTTTGTGCCGTGAGTGGAACTTAGGTTCTGGTAAAGGTTCTACAGTTTTTGAGGTATACCGTGCATTCTGTAAGGCCTCGGGTATTGATCTTCCATACGAAGTTACTGGTAGAAGGGCAGGTGATGTGTTGAACTTGACAGCTAAGCCAGATAGGGCCAAGCGGGAGCTGAAATGGCAAACAGAGTTGCAAGTCGAGGACTCATGCAAAGATTTATGGAAATGGGCCACTGAAAATCCGTTTGGCTACCAATTGAAGGGTGTTGAAGCCAGGTTTGCTACCGAAGAGATGAGTTACGATGCAAGATTTGTGACTATTGGTGCTGGTACTAGATTTCAAGCCACGATTGCTAATTTGGGCGCTACCATTGTAGATTTGAAGGTTGACGGGCAATCTGTTGTTCTTGGTTATGAAAATGAGAAAGGATATTTGAATCCTGATAGTTCTTACATTGGTGCCACGATTGGTAGATACGCGAATCGTATTGCCAAGGGTAAGTTCAATTTGGGTGGTAAAGATTATCAGCTAACCGTTAACAACGGCATTAATGCTAATCATGGTAGTATTGGTTCTTTTCAtgtgaaaagatttttagGCCCAATTGTTCAGAATCCATCAAAGGATGTCTTTACCGCAGAATACATGCTAATCGACAATGGTAAGGACACTGAATTTCCAGGTGATCTACTGGTAACTGTACAGTATACTTTGAATGTCGCCAAAAAGAGTTTGGAAATCGAATATAAGGGTAAGCTGACTGCTGGTGAAGCCACACCATTAAATCTAACCAACCATACTTACTTCAATCTGGATAAGCCTCATAGAGACACCATCGACGGTACAGAAATCAAGGTGGTTTCTAATAAATCCGTTGACGTCGACAAAAATGTCATTCCCACGGGTAAGATCGTTGACAGAAATATTGCTACCTTTAAGAGCTCAAAGCCAACTACTTTAGGTCCTAAAGATCCTCTATATGACTATTGTTTTGTAGTGGACGAAAATGCGAAGCACAAACAAATCGATACCTCAAAGAATGAACCAACGCTTGTCGCCAAGGCTTTCCATCCAGACTCTAAAATCACTTTGGAAGTGTTGAGTACAGAACCAACATATCAAATTTACACTGGTGATTTCTTATCTGCCGGTTACACAGCAAGACAAGGTTTCGCTGTCGAACCTGGTAGATACGTTGATGCCATCAACCGAAAAGAATGGAAGGATTGTGTTATTTTAAGACACGGCGAAACATACGGCTCTAAGATTGTCTAcagattttcttga
- the GAL7 gene encoding UDP-glucose:hexose-1-phosphate uridylyltransferase yields the protein MTAQQFDFSDHSHRRYNPLTDSWILVSPHRAKRPWLGQQEAACKPNAPAYDPKCYLCPGNERATGVQNPNYESTYIFPNDYAAVKIDQPPLPHNDLGRDTLKNRLFKVQSVRGNCFVICFSPKHNLTIPQMKQSDLVHVINAWQKLYNDLAREAREDQKPFKYVQIFENKGTAMGCSNLHPHGQAWCLEAIPSEVSQELKSFGKYKHEHNADLFADYVKLELEEKTRLVLENDSFMIVVPYWAVWPFETMVVSKKKIASISHFDQKQKEDLASIMKQLTTKYDNLFETSFPYSMGIHQAPLNATGEELNNSWFHMHFYPPLLRSATVRKFLVGFELLGEPQRDLTPEQAAERLRKLDGKVHYLEKL from the coding sequence atGACTGCCCAACAATTTGACTTCTCAGATCATTCCCATAGACGTTACAACCCATTGACCGACTCATGGATTTTAGTTTCTCCACACAGAGCTAAGAGACCTTGGTTAGGCCAACAGGAGGCTGCTTGCAAGCCCAATGCTCCAGCGTACGATCCAAAGTGCTATTTGTGTCCTGGTAACGAAAGAGCTACAGGCGTTCAAAACCCAAATTATGAATCAACATACATCTTCCCCAATGATTATGCTGCTGTTAAGATTGACCAACCCCCTTTACCACATAATGATTTAGGTAGGGACActttaaaaaatagatTATTCAAAGTTCAATCTGTGAGAGGTAACTGTTTCGTCATTTGTTTTAGTCCAAAACATAACTTAACCATTCCCCAAATGAAACAATCAGATCTAGTCCATGTCATTAATGCTTGGCAAAAGCTTTATAACGACCTTGCTAGAGAAGCAAGGGAAGATCAGAAACCTTTCAAATACGTgcaaatctttgaaaacaaaggGACTGCCATGGGTTGTTCTAACTTACATCCACATGGCCAAGCCTGGTGTTTAGAAGCCATTCCTAGCGAAGTTTCCCAAGAACTGAAATCTTTTGGTAAATATAAACACGAGCACAACGCTGACTTATTTGCCGATTATGTTAAGTTAgaattagaagaaaaaacaaggcTTGTATTGGAGAATGACTCTTTCATGATTGTTGTTCCATACTGGGCTGTTTGGCCATTTGAGACCATGGTtgtttccaagaaaaagattgCCTCTATTAGCCATTTTGAccaaaagcaaaaggaaGATCTTGCTTCGATAATGAAGCAGTTAACTACCAAGTATGACAATCTGTTTGAAACAAGTTTCCCATACTCTATGGGTATTCATCAGGCTCCCTTAAATGCGACTGGTGAAGAACTAAATAACAGTTGGTTTCATATGCATTTCTATCCACCGTTGTTGAGATCAGCTACTGTTCGAAAATTCCTGGTTGGTTTTGAATTACTAGGTGAGCCTCAAAGAGATTTAACTCCCGAACAGGCTGCGGAAAGATTAAGAAAACTAGATGGTAAAGTTCACTATTTAGAAAAATTGTGA
- the GAL1 gene encoding galactokinase, with the protein MTKPYSENVPVPEFNAKTEDLPKPLVEKCPTITEKFSSAYGAKPDFIARSPGRVNLIGEHIDYCDFSVLPLAIDVDMLCAVKVLDDKNPSITLTNADPKFAQRKFDLPLDGSYVTIDPSVSDWSNYFKCGLHVAHSFLKKLAPERFANAPLAGLEVFCEGDVPTGSGLSSSAAFICAVSLAVVRANMGPDYHMSKQDLMRITVVAEHYVGVNNGGMDQAASVCGEEDHVLYVEFKPQLKATPFKFPQLKDYEVSFVIANTLVVSNKFETAPTNYNLRVVEVTTAANVLAAKYGVVLPSEKEGSSLNKGNLRDFMNAYYARYHNVSAPWNGDIETGIERLTKMLELVEESLTGKKNGFSVDDAAQALNCSREEFTKDYLTTFPVRFQVLKLYQRAKHVYSESLRVLRALKLMTTAKFATDEDFFKQFGALMNESQASCDKLYECSCSETDTICSIALANGSYGSRLTGAGWGGCTVHLVPGGPNGNVEKVKKALVNEFYKVKYPNITDAELEDAIIVSKPALGSCLYEL; encoded by the coding sequence ATGACGAAACCTTACTCAGAAAATGTGCCAGTCCCCGAATTCAATGCCAAAACCGAGGACCTGCCAAAACCATTGGTTGAAAAATGCCCAACTAtcactgaaaaatttagtAGTGCCTACGGTGCTAAACCAGATTTCATTGCCAGATCTCCAGGTAGGGTTAATTTGATCGGTGAACATATCGACTACTGTGACTTCTCCGTCTTGCCTTTAGCCATTGATGTTGATATGCTTTGCGCTGTTAAGGTCTTGGATGACAAGAATCCATCTATTACATTGACCAATGCTGATCCCAAGTTTgctcaaagaaaattcgATTTGCCTTTGGACGGTTCATACGTTACGATCGACCCTTCTGTCTCAGACTGGTCCAATTATTTCAAGTGTGGTCTACATGTTGCTCActcatttttgaagaaacttGCCCCGGAAAGGTTTGCCAACGCACCCTTAGCTGGTTTAGAGGTTTTTTGTGAAGGTGATGTTCCAACTGGCAGTGgtttgtcttcttctgccGCTTTCATTTGTGCTGTTTCTTTAGCCGTTGTTAGAGCCAACATGGGCCCTGATTATCACATGTCTAAACAGGATTTAATGCGTATTACAGTCGTAGCAGAGCATTATGTCGGTGTTAACAATGGGGGTATGGATCAAGCTGCCTCTGTCTGCGGTGAAGAAGATCATGTTTTATACGTCGAATTCAAGCCACAATTGAAGGCCACTCCGTTCAAATTCCCACAGTTGAAAGACTATGAAGTTAGTTTTGTAATCGCTAACACCCTTGTTGTCTCCAACAAGTTCGAAACTGCTCCAACTAATTACAACCTAAGAGTGGTAGAAGTTACTACAGCTGCCAACGTCTTAGCCGCTAAATATGGCGTTGTCTTGCcttctgaaaaagaaggatCAAGTTTGAATAAAGGTAATTTGAGAGATTTTATGAACGCCTATTATGCTAGATACCACAACGTCTCTGCACCATGGAATGGTGATATTGAAACCGGCATCGAACGTTTGACAAAGATGCTTGAGTTAGTCGAAGAGTCTTTGACCGGTAAGAAGAATGGTTTTAGCGTCGATGATGCCGCCCAAGCTTTAAACTGTTCTCGTGAAGAGTTTACAAAGGATTACTTGACAACATTCCCAGTCAGATTCCAAGTCTTAAAGCTATACCAAAGAGCCAAACATGTTTACTCTGAATCTTTAAGAGTATTGAGAGCTTTAAAATTAATGACTACCGCAAAGTTCGCCACtgatgaagattttttcaagcagTTCGGTGCTTTAATGAACGAGTCTCAAGCTTCCTGTGACAAACTTTACGAATGTTCCTGCTCAGAGACTGACACAATTTGTTCCATCGCTTTAGCGAATGGGTCTTACGGTTCTCGTTTGACTGGTGCCGGTTGGGGTGGTTGCACCGTTCACTTGGTTCCAGGTGGGCCAAACGGTAATGTAGagaaagtgaagaaggCTCTCGTCAACGAATTTTACAAGGTTAAATATCCCAACATTACTGACGCTGAGTTGGAAGACGCTATAATCGTCTCTAAACCAGCCTTGGGTAGTTGTTTGTATGAATTATAA
- the KAP104 gene encoding Kap104p, translating to MGSTWKPAEDYVLQLATLLQNCMSPNPEVRNNAMEAMENFQLQPEFFNYLCYILIEGESNEVLKQHYSPQDLQNNRATAGMLLKNSMLGENNIIKNNSHDLEYVKSNIIHGLYNSNNNLVSNVTGIVITTLFSTYYRQHRDDPTGLQILYQLLELTSNGNEPSIKALSKIMEDSAQFFQLDWSGNAKPMETLLDSFFKFISDPSFSPVIRSESVKCINTVIPLQTQSFIVRLDKFLEIIFQLAQNDENDLVRAQICISFSFLLEFRPDKLVAHLDGIVQFMLHLIANVNEEKVAIEACEFLHAFATSPNIPEHILQPYVKDIIPILLSKMVYNEESIILLEASNDDDAFLEDKDEDIKPIAPRIVKKKEAGNGDDADDNNEDDEDEDEDGDVDTQWNLRKCSAATLDVMTNILPHQVMDIAFPFLREHLGSDRWFIREATILALGAMAEGGMKYFNDGLPALIPFLVEQLNDKWAPVRKMACWTLSRFSPWILQDHTEFLMPVLEPIINTLLDKKKDAQEAAISSVAVFIENCDSELVETLFYSQLLTSFDKCLKYYKKKNLIILYDAIGRFAEKCELDETAMQIILPPLIGKWALLSDSDKELWPLLECLSCVASSLGERFMPMAPEVYNRAFRILCHCVELETKSHQDPTIVVPEKDFIITSLDLIDGLVQGLGAQSQDLLFPQGTKDLTILKIMLECLQDSVHEVRQSCFALLGDIVYFFNSELIIGNLEEFLKLIGTEIMHNDDSDGVPAVINAIWALGLISERIDLNTYIIDMSRIVLDLFTTTTQIVDSSVMENLSVTIGKMGLTHPEVFSSAAFSSDSNWNKWCLCVNALADVEEKSSAYMGFLKIINVTHTGTAMSNDTIKKVVSGLSNNVEANVFAQDIYTFLMNHSAQISNINFTPDEISFLQQFTN from the coding sequence ATGGGATCTACATGGAAACCTGCTGAAGACTATGTGTTGCAATTAGCAACGCTTCTTCAGAACTGTATGTCACCAAATCCAGAAGTCCGTAATAATGCCATGGAAGCTATGGAAAACTTCCAGCTACAACCCGAATTCTTCAATTATCTGTGTTATATCCTAATTGAAGGTGAATCCAATGAAGTTTTGAAACAACACTATTCTCCACAAGATTTACAGAACAACAGAGCTACCGCTGGTAtgctgttgaaaaattccatgCTAGGGGAAAACAATATAATTAAAAACAACAGCCATGATTTAGAATACGTCAAATCGAACATCATTCACGGCCTCTATAACTCAAACAATAACCTTGTTTCGAATGTGACAGGTATTGTCATCACTACCTTATTTTCTACTTACTATAGACAACATAGGGATGATCCAACTGGTCTTCAAATACTTTATCAATTATTGGAGCTAACTTCAAATGGAAACGAACCTAGTATCAAGGCTTTATCCAAAATCATGGAAGACAGTGCccaatttttccaattggACTGGTCAGGAAATGCCAAACCTATGGAAACCCTATTGgacagttttttcaagtttatTTCTGATCCAAGTTTTTCACCAGTGATTCGTTCGGAATCGGTCAAGTGTATAAATACAGTGATTCCGTTACAGACTCAAAGTTTTATTGTAAGATTAGATAAATTTTTGGAGATTATTTTCCAGTTGGCACAAAATGACGAAAACGACCTAGTTAGAGCACAAATTTGCATAAGTTTCAGTTTCTTACTGGAATTTAGACCCGATAAACTGGTTGCTCACTTGGATGGTATTGTGCAATTTATGTTGCATTTAATCGCCAATgtaaatgaagaaaaagtggCTATTGAGGCCTGTGAATTTTTGCATGCTTTTGCAACAAGCCCAAATATTCCTGAACATATTTTACAACCATATGTTAAGGATATTATACCCATACTATTGTCCAAAATGGTATATAACGAAGAATCCATTATTCTCCTAGAAGCCTCTAACGATGACGATGCGTTCCTGGAGGACAAAGATGAGGATATTAAGCCTATCGCCCCCCGtattgtgaaaaagaaagaggcAGGGAACGGTGATGATGCTGATGATAAcaacgaagatgatgaggacgaagatgaagatggcGATGTCGACACTCAGTGGAATTTGAGAAAATGTTCCGCCGCAACGCTAGATGTGATGACAAATATTTTACCGCATCAAGTGATGGACATTGCATTTCCGTTTTTGAGAGAACACTTGGGTTCTGATAGATGGTTTATTAGAGAAGCTACTATATTAGCATTGGGAGCCATGGCCGAAGGTGGTATGAAATACTTTAACGATGGACTGCCTGCATTGATACCGTTTTTGGTGGAACAGCTGAACGACAAGTGGGCGCCCGTGAGGAAAATGGCATGTTGGACATTGAGCAGGTTTTCACCATGGATACTGCAAGATCATACTGAATTTCTAATGCCAGTTTTGGAGCCCATAATCAATACCTTATTGgataagaagaaagatgCTCAAGAAGCCGCTATTAGTAGTGTGGCTGTATTTATTGAGAATTGTGATTCCGAGTTGGTTGAAACCTTATTCTATAGCCAGTTATTGACGAGTTTTGATAAGTGTTTGAAATactacaagaagaagaacttgaTTATATTGTACGATGCCATTGGACGGTTTGCCGAGAAATGTGAATTGGACGAAACGGCGATGCAAATAATTTTGCCACCTTTGATCGGAAAATGGGCTCTATTGTCGGATAGCGATAAGGAGTTGTGGCCACTTCTAGAGTGTCTTTCGTGTGTGGCATCGTCTTTAGGAGAAAGGTTCATGCCCATGGCACCCGAAGTATACAATAGAGCCTTTAGAATTTTGTGTCATTGTGTGGAATTGGAGACCAAATCTCACCAAGACCCTACGATAGTGGTGCCTGAGAAAGATTTCATAATCACGTCATTAGATTTGATCGATGGGCTAGTACAGGGCCTTGGTGCTCAATCGCAAGATTTGTTGTTCCCTCAGGGAACTAAAGATTTGACGATTTTAAAGATCATGTTGGAATGTCTACAGGATTCAGTCCATGAAGTGAGACAGAGTTGTTTTGCCTTGTTGGGAGATATTGtgtatttcttcaattcgGAATTAATAATAGGCAATttggaagaatttttgaagctGATCGGTACGGAAATAATGCATAACGACGACAGTGACGGGGTCCCCGCCGTGATAAATGCGATCTGGGCGCTCGGGTTAATAAGCGAACGTATAGACCTGAACACCTACATAATTGATATGTCCAGAATCGTTCTAGACCTGTTTACCACCACTACCCAAATCGTGGACAGTTCGGTGATGGAGAACTTGTCTGTGACCATTGGCAAAATGGGGCTAACGCACCCTGAGGTTTTCAGTTCTGCCGCGTTTTCCAGCGATTCGAACTGGAATAAATGGTGCCTGTGTGTGAATGCTTTGGCCGATGTGGAGGAAAAGAGTAGCGCTTACATGGGGTTCCTGAAGATCATCAACGTTACCCACACGGGAACCGCGATGAGCAATGACACCATCAAAAAGGTCGTATCAGGGTTGTCGAACAACGTAGAGGCCAACGTGTTTGCGCAGGacatatatacttttttgaTGAACCATTCCGCCCAAATCTCCAACATCAATTTCACGCCGGATGAAATTTCATTCTTACAGCAGTTCACTAACTAG